A genomic region of Papaver somniferum cultivar HN1 chromosome 7, ASM357369v1, whole genome shotgun sequence contains the following coding sequences:
- the LOC113294960 gene encoding pentatricopeptide repeat-containing protein At5g12100, mitochondrial-like has product MAKKVFRLPRMHSTNALQKRSNHYPVPLPLCGIFLSYSLSSSGNQKQNKQLHDEQLRSLGASLQSLVSNKFFSKTLDSGIVTPDRYAYNKAVHQLEKIIEDAGNMFVKMLNKIIKPNKITYNTLIDGYCKAGDLNKAFEIREQMVCSGFVPDLLAFNTFLSGLCRVNQLKEVRELLNEMKMYGFVPDGFTSSSLIEAFSKLGDSDGLLAVFEAMLRGGVQLNAYTCCPLLKGICKEGK; this is encoded by the exons atGGCGAAGAAAGTTTTTCGTCTCCCTCGCATGCATTCCACCAATGCATTGCAAAAACGTAGCAATCATTATCCAGTCCCTCTTCCACTATGTGGTATATTTCTGTCCTATTCATTATCATCATCTGGTAATCAAAAGCAGAATAAACAACTCCACGATGAACAGTTAAGATCTCTTGGAGCTTCATTACAAAGCCTAGTTTCAAACAAATTTTTTTCTAAAACTCTTGATTCTGGAATCGTTACTCCTGATAGATATGCTTATAATAAAGCAGTTCATCAGCT AGAGAAAATAATAGAAGATGCTGGTAACATGTTTGTTAAAATGCTTAACAAGATAATTAAACCGAATAAAATTACTTATAATACGCTTATTGATGGATACTGTAAGGCGGGGGATTTAAATAAAGCTTTTGAGATTAGAGAGCAAATGGTATGTTCAGGATTTGTTCCTGATTTACTTGCGTTTAATACTTTTTTAAGTGGGCTTTGTAGAGTGAATCAGCTTAAAGAAGTTCGTGAATTGTTAAATGAAATGAAAATGTATGGATTTGTTCCGGATGGGTTTACTAGTAGTTCTCTTATTGAAGCGTTTTCGAAGCTTGGTGACTCTGATGGTTTATTGGCAGTTTTTGAAGCGATGCTAAGGGGAGGAGTGCAACTTAATGCGTATACATGTTGCCCTTTGTTGAAGGGGATTTGCAAGGAAGGAAAGTGA